A genomic region of Kribbella sp. NBC_00382 contains the following coding sequences:
- a CDS encoding response regulator transcription factor: MTRLLLVEDDQDLAGLLGRVLGDEGYVLTAAPDGQRGLHLGLSQEFDVMIVDRGLPAIEGLDLITRLRSRGITTPILVLSARGSTAERVDGLDAGAEDYLAKPFELTELLARLRALLRRHPDRAEHLAVPGGQLDLAGRTVRRTDGGVVELSERESALLALLAARPGVVFSRADLLERVFDEAESETVVDTYVHYCRRKLGRGVISTVRGLGYRLGRS; this comes from the coding sequence ATGACTCGGCTCCTGCTGGTGGAGGACGACCAGGACCTGGCCGGACTGCTCGGGCGCGTGCTCGGTGACGAGGGGTACGTGCTGACGGCGGCGCCGGACGGGCAGCGCGGGCTGCATCTCGGGTTGAGTCAGGAGTTCGACGTGATGATCGTCGATCGGGGGCTGCCGGCTATCGAGGGGCTCGACCTGATCACCCGGTTGCGCAGCCGTGGGATCACCACGCCGATCCTGGTGCTGTCGGCACGCGGTAGTACGGCAGAGCGAGTGGACGGGCTCGACGCCGGTGCGGAGGACTACCTTGCGAAACCGTTCGAGCTGACCGAGTTGCTGGCCCGGTTGCGGGCCTTGCTCCGGCGGCATCCGGACCGGGCGGAGCATCTCGCAGTACCGGGTGGGCAGCTTGATCTGGCTGGGCGGACGGTACGGCGTACTGACGGTGGCGTGGTCGAGTTGTCGGAGCGGGAGTCGGCGCTGCTGGCGTTGCTGGCGGCCCGGCCAGGGGTGGTCTTCAGCCGGGCCGACTTGCTCGAGCGGGTCTTCGACGAGGCGGAGTCCGAGACGGTGGTCGACACCTATGTGCACTACTGCCGGCGCAAGCTGGGCCGTGGAGTGATCAGTACGGTCCGCGGGCTCGGGTACCGGCTGGGTCGCTCGTGA
- a CDS encoding FMN-binding protein, with product MRRGVVRTMSVATLAVVGLGLRAGAQPSGTPSSSSTHSSPPSSTHSSTSTPAGRPRHVGVRPSPTPTVAPRLPAGSPTPSAPKKPTPSATAAAVGFQGELVDTQYGPVRVRITVQHGRIKRAQAIEHPQGDGTTDEINAYAVPVLDREVVAAQSAHIDAVSGATFTSDGYRQSLQSALDAAHRAGAL from the coding sequence ATGAGACGCGGTGTCGTCCGGACGATGTCGGTCGCCACGCTTGCCGTGGTGGGGTTGGGATTGCGGGCCGGTGCGCAGCCGTCCGGTACGCCGTCCAGCTCGTCGACCCACTCGTCGCCCCCCTCATCGACGCATTCGTCGACCAGTACGCCGGCCGGGAGGCCGCGGCACGTCGGTGTCCGGCCGTCCCCGACGCCGACGGTGGCTCCGCGCCTCCCGGCCGGTTCCCCCACCCCGAGTGCCCCGAAGAAGCCGACGCCGAGCGCGACGGCGGCTGCTGTCGGCTTCCAGGGTGAGCTCGTCGATACGCAGTACGGGCCGGTCCGGGTGCGGATCACCGTGCAGCACGGGCGGATCAAGCGGGCGCAGGCGATCGAGCATCCGCAAGGCGACGGGACGACCGACGAGATCAACGCGTACGCCGTACCGGTGCTGGATCGTGAAGTGGTCGCCGCCCAGTCGGCGCACATCGACGCGGTGTCCGGCGCGACGTTCACGTCCGACGGTTATCGCCAGTCATTGCAGTCGGCGTTGGACGCCGCTCATCGAGCCGGTGCGCTGTGA
- a CDS encoding sensor histidine kinase codes for MSARPIGDQVLVRRAAREVAIHVAGLVAVAMLLLVVLVTIVVVRGQAGAADDLLRNTLRTADDVGDPPSGIWLVMDTAKGLEKSPGLPDELDGALAGLRGTAGAAAQLTNVREDDEAEYRIATVRRDGRPIQAVLDLTAAHEQRARLLQAMGFATLVGLVFAALLGVLLGRRAVRPLAQALALQRAFVADAGHELRTPLTLLSTRAQVLDRALQRSELSEEVLRDSRGVVLDTQRLGEVVEDLLVAADPRSEESREPVDLNRLAGSVADSARAHATAAGVTLLHGATDEDCTVLGSPSALRRAVLALVDNAIDHTPDGGEVRVAVRRAGRDAVLLVSDTGPGIRPEDAERVLRRFDSGGHRSGRAHYGLGLALTHDVANRHGGQLRLVRSDAGAAFELVLPAVPRNG; via the coding sequence GTGAGTGCGCGTCCTATCGGCGACCAGGTGCTGGTCCGCCGGGCCGCGCGTGAGGTCGCGATCCACGTGGCGGGGCTGGTCGCGGTGGCGATGCTGCTGCTGGTCGTGCTGGTGACGATCGTCGTCGTCCGTGGCCAGGCCGGAGCGGCGGATGACCTGCTGCGGAACACGTTGCGCACCGCTGACGACGTTGGGGATCCACCGTCGGGGATCTGGTTGGTGATGGACACCGCGAAGGGGCTGGAGAAGTCGCCCGGCCTGCCCGACGAGCTGGACGGGGCGCTGGCCGGGTTGCGCGGTACGGCGGGTGCGGCGGCGCAGTTGACGAACGTGCGGGAGGACGACGAAGCGGAGTACAGGATCGCCACCGTGCGGCGCGACGGGCGGCCGATCCAGGCCGTTCTCGACCTCACGGCGGCGCATGAGCAGCGGGCGAGATTGCTGCAGGCGATGGGGTTCGCGACTCTCGTCGGACTGGTGTTCGCGGCGCTGCTCGGCGTTCTTTTGGGGCGGCGGGCGGTTCGGCCGCTCGCGCAGGCGCTTGCCCTGCAGCGTGCTTTCGTCGCCGACGCGGGTCATGAGTTGCGCACACCGCTGACGCTGCTGAGCACTCGAGCCCAGGTACTGGATCGCGCCTTGCAGCGCAGCGAGTTGAGCGAGGAAGTACTGCGGGACTCGCGTGGTGTCGTCCTGGACACGCAACGGCTGGGCGAGGTGGTCGAGGACCTTCTGGTGGCGGCCGATCCGCGCAGTGAGGAGAGTCGCGAGCCGGTTGATCTGAACCGGTTGGCCGGCTCGGTGGCCGACAGTGCACGAGCCCATGCCACGGCAGCCGGAGTCACTCTCTTGCATGGCGCGACGGACGAGGACTGCACCGTCCTCGGATCGCCTAGCGCGTTGCGGCGGGCAGTCCTGGCCCTTGTCGACAACGCGATCGACCACACGCCGGACGGGGGAGAGGTACGAGTGGCTGTCCGGCGGGCGGGGCGGGACGCGGTGCTGCTGGTGAGCGATACCGGGCCGGGGATCCGGCCTGAGGACGCGGAGCGGGTACTGCGCAGGTTCGACTCCGGCGGACATCGCTCCGGCCGGGCGCACTACGGTCTCGGTCTCGCCCTGACCCATGACGTGGCGAACCGTCATGGCGGCCAGCTCCGGTTGGTCCGGAGTGATGCCGGAGCGGCCTTCGAGCTCGTTCTTCCCGCAGTTCCAAGGAACGGCTAA
- a CDS encoding ferredoxin reductase family protein produces MTSLLSPARAAHTRRRTRRTPRWWRDVVGIACWASALIVIALWLSGRGAQLLAAGPADLFTSLGRITGLVAADLLLIQVILMARVPIIERSYGQDELARRHRLVGFASFNLLMLHVALILIGYTLRDHNDLLHETWSATTSYGGMLLAVAAAIALTAVVVTSVRVARRKLRYESWHLLHLYAYVGVGLSVPHEIWTGADFATSSLARVYWWSVYAMALVAVVVYRLGLPLWRSLRHGITVSSVVRESPDVVSVHLTGRGLHRLPAMAGQYFVFRFLDGAGWSRGNPYSLSATPSPRQLRVTAKEAGDSSRRLAWLRPGTKVLIEGPYGRLTGEHRVTSKVAMLACGIGITPLRSLLEGLDYAPGDAVLVYRAHAAEDLVFGAELDELAARRGIELHYVLGPRLRDRPSWLPQSAANWSDADALRSLVPGIEGYDVFVCGPDPWMDAVCAAALAAGLPTEQLHQERFSW; encoded by the coding sequence ATGACCTCCCTGCTGAGCCCTGCGCGCGCAGCACACACCCGCCGCCGGACCCGCCGGACTCCGCGCTGGTGGCGCGATGTCGTGGGGATCGCCTGCTGGGCAAGCGCGCTGATCGTGATCGCGCTCTGGCTCTCCGGGCGTGGTGCCCAGCTGCTCGCCGCCGGCCCGGCCGATCTGTTCACCTCACTCGGCCGGATCACCGGACTGGTCGCGGCGGACCTGCTGCTGATCCAGGTGATCCTGATGGCGCGGGTTCCGATCATCGAGCGCAGCTACGGCCAGGACGAGCTGGCCCGCCGGCATCGGCTGGTGGGGTTCGCGTCGTTCAACCTGCTGATGCTGCACGTCGCGCTGATCCTGATCGGCTACACGCTGCGCGACCACAACGACCTGCTGCACGAGACCTGGAGCGCCACCACCTCGTACGGCGGAATGCTGCTCGCCGTTGCCGCCGCCATCGCGCTGACCGCCGTCGTCGTCACGTCAGTGCGAGTGGCTCGCCGGAAGCTGCGATACGAGTCGTGGCATCTCCTGCACCTGTACGCCTACGTGGGTGTCGGACTGTCCGTACCGCACGAGATCTGGACCGGGGCCGACTTCGCCACCTCCTCGCTCGCGCGGGTCTACTGGTGGTCCGTCTATGCGATGGCGCTGGTGGCTGTGGTCGTCTATCGGCTCGGGCTCCCGCTGTGGCGCTCGCTGCGGCACGGCATCACGGTCAGCTCGGTAGTGCGGGAGAGCCCGGACGTGGTCTCGGTCCATCTCACCGGGCGGGGTCTGCACCGGCTGCCGGCCATGGCTGGCCAGTACTTCGTGTTCCGGTTCCTGGACGGAGCGGGATGGTCGCGGGGCAACCCCTACTCGCTGTCGGCGACGCCGTCGCCGCGGCAGCTCCGGGTGACCGCCAAGGAGGCAGGGGACAGCAGTCGCCGGCTGGCCTGGTTGCGGCCGGGCACCAAGGTGCTGATCGAGGGTCCGTACGGCCGGCTGACCGGCGAGCACCGGGTCACCTCGAAGGTCGCGATGCTTGCCTGCGGCATCGGTATCACGCCGCTGCGGTCGTTGCTGGAAGGGCTCGACTACGCCCCTGGCGACGCCGTCCTGGTCTACCGCGCGCATGCCGCGGAGGATCTGGTCTTCGGCGCCGAGCTCGACGAACTGGCCGCCCGGCGGGGAATCGAGCTGCACTACGTCCTCGGGCCACGCTTGCGTGACCGGCCGTCGTGGCTGCCACAGAGTGCGGCGAACTGGTCCGATGCCGACGCTCTGCGGAGCCTGGTGCCGGGGATCGAAGGGTACGACGTGTTCGTCTGCGGCCCGGATCCCTGGATGGACGCGGTCTGTGCGGCGGCGCTGGCGGCCGGGCTCCCCACGGAACAATTGCACCAGGAGAGGTTCTCGTGGTGA
- a CDS encoding MFS transporter → MSTPAGVRDRRMWPLYAAGFTTAFGAHAVAANLGAFSDDAVNSLLTLGILLALYDGAEVLLKPVFGTIADRIGARPVLIAGLVGFAIASGLYAVADSPRWLWVARLGQGAAASAFSPAASALVARLNPAAKHGRAFGSYGFYKSIGYTLGPLLGGALVWLGGFRLLFAVMTVLALVAAGWALLAVPALPPLPRTRQTVIDLARRIADPGVPAPDRCAGGATAALSVGVGFLPVTGAADGLGTIATGAAVSVLAATAAIVQPRAGRALDNGRLSTRTGLTVGLLVTAAGLACAALPGVAAVLGAALLIGAGTGLITPLGFAALAASTEQARLGQTMGTAELGRELGDAGGPLLVAGVATAATLGYGYAALAIVLAAGPVIGLLVRKRPSRPS, encoded by the coding sequence ATGTCTACCCCAGCTGGCGTGCGTGATCGGCGGATGTGGCCGCTGTATGCGGCGGGGTTCACCACGGCGTTCGGCGCGCATGCGGTGGCGGCGAACCTCGGAGCATTCTCCGACGATGCGGTGAATTCGCTGCTGACGTTGGGGATTCTGCTCGCTCTGTACGACGGTGCCGAGGTGTTGCTGAAGCCGGTGTTCGGCACGATCGCGGACCGCATCGGCGCGCGGCCGGTGCTGATCGCTGGGTTGGTGGGCTTCGCGATCGCGTCAGGGCTCTATGCGGTTGCCGACAGCCCGCGATGGCTGTGGGTGGCTCGGCTCGGGCAGGGGGCGGCTGCGTCGGCGTTCTCTCCGGCCGCCTCGGCGTTGGTTGCCCGGCTCAACCCAGCGGCCAAGCACGGACGGGCGTTCGGTAGCTACGGCTTCTACAAGAGCATCGGCTACACGCTCGGACCGCTGCTCGGCGGAGCCTTGGTGTGGCTGGGTGGATTCCGCTTGTTGTTTGCGGTGATGACCGTTCTCGCCCTGGTCGCGGCCGGTTGGGCGCTGTTGGCCGTACCGGCTCTACCGCCGCTGCCGCGGACCCGGCAGACAGTGATCGACCTGGCTCGGCGGATCGCTGACCCCGGTGTTCCTGCGCCCGACCGCTGCGCTGGCGGCGCGACCGCAGCGTTGTCGGTCGGGGTCGGGTTCCTTCCGGTGACGGGCGCGGCAGATGGTTTGGGCACGATCGCCACCGGAGCCGCGGTTTCGGTACTGGCTGCGACGGCTGCCATCGTCCAGCCCCGCGCAGGCCGCGCTCTGGACAACGGACGCCTCAGCACCCGGACCGGTCTCACAGTCGGTCTCCTCGTCACAGCTGCCGGCCTGGCCTGCGCCGCTCTTCCCGGCGTCGCCGCTGTACTCGGCGCCGCGCTGTTGATCGGCGCCGGTACGGGTCTGATCACCCCGTTGGGATTCGCCGCCCTGGCAGCCTCGACCGAGCAAGCCCGCCTCGGCCAGACCATGGGCACCGCAGAACTCGGCCGCGAACTCGGCGACGCAGGCGGACCGCTCCTCGTCGCCGGAGTCGCCACCGCGGCAACCCTCGGCTACGGCTATGCCGCGCTCGCGATCGTCCTCGCCGCCGGACCCGTCATCGGTTTGCTGGTCCGGAAGCGACCTTCCCGTCCCAGCTAG
- a CDS encoding COG4705 family protein translates to MTTDTATRSAGRRALLNKVPEVTIWFWLIKILCTTVGESFADWINLQLGVGLVATAVIFTVVFAVALGWQMSTRQYRPAAYWLTVVVVSVTGTLYTDILTDQLGVPLWLSSSVFAVALAAVFGVWYARERTLSIHSIISLPREAFYWLAVLVTFALGTATGDWTLELTGWSPGVSVLLPLTLIAIIAACWRLGANPVLAFWLVYILTRPLGANLGDWLAAPKVPDQGLGLGTLVTSLIFLSAILATVVYLTLTKTDIIEGHRARTPKYHRPARELPLIAVMAVAAIAAGSLLSWASAQPHTNAAAENEGPNPAANANLTPEQATSAFPKADAVFTSVREEPGGREAGRANPAENPRRLSGTN, encoded by the coding sequence ATGACTACTGATACCGCGACCCGTTCGGCAGGACGCCGCGCGCTGCTGAACAAGGTGCCTGAGGTAACCATCTGGTTCTGGCTCATCAAGATCCTGTGTACGACGGTCGGTGAGAGCTTCGCCGACTGGATCAACCTGCAGCTCGGCGTCGGGCTCGTCGCCACCGCGGTCATCTTCACCGTGGTCTTCGCCGTCGCTCTCGGCTGGCAAATGAGCACCCGGCAGTACCGGCCCGCGGCGTACTGGCTCACCGTCGTGGTGGTCAGCGTCACCGGCACCCTCTACACCGACATCCTGACCGACCAGCTCGGCGTACCGCTGTGGCTCAGCTCCTCGGTGTTCGCCGTCGCGCTCGCCGCCGTCTTCGGCGTCTGGTACGCCCGCGAACGCACCCTCTCCATCCACAGCATCATCAGCCTCCCCCGCGAAGCCTTCTACTGGCTGGCCGTCCTCGTCACCTTCGCCCTCGGTACCGCCACCGGCGACTGGACCCTCGAACTGACCGGCTGGAGTCCCGGCGTCTCGGTACTACTCCCCCTGACCCTGATCGCAATCATCGCCGCTTGCTGGCGACTCGGCGCGAACCCGGTCCTCGCCTTCTGGCTCGTCTACATCCTCACCCGCCCGCTCGGCGCCAACCTGGGCGACTGGCTGGCGGCTCCCAAGGTTCCCGACCAGGGCCTGGGCCTCGGCACCCTCGTCACCAGCCTCATCTTCCTGAGCGCGATCCTTGCGACAGTCGTCTACCTGACCCTCACCAAGACCGACATCATCGAGGGCCACCGCGCCCGTACGCCGAAGTACCACCGCCCCGCCCGCGAACTCCCCCTCATCGCCGTCATGGCCGTCGCAGCCATCGCCGCCGGCTCACTCCTCAGCTGGGCCTCCGCCCAACCCCACACGAACGCAGCCGCTGAAAACGAAGGCCCGAACCCCGCAGCCAACGCCAACCTCACCCCCGAGCAGGCCACGTCCGCCTTCCCTAAGGCCGACGCCGTTTTCACCTCGGTCCGCGAAGAACCCGGCGGCCGAGAGGCAGGCCGTGCAAACCCTGCTGAGAACCCTCGGCGGCTGAGTGGAACGAACTAG
- a CDS encoding FAD:protein FMN transferase, whose translation MSSLQKRSWVEQVMGLPISVLARGPVASTTAADIAVQAVYRELREVDGTFSTYRPDSEVSRLARGELGWEEASSVVREVADRCRRARELTGGLFDAETPAGGWDPSGLVKGWAAERASRLLAEVDGADWCLNAGGDVVVICPSGEPFTVGIQDPADSGAVVATVRSSGNAVATSGTAARGAHLYDPRSGGAVVGSWASVSVTGPSLEWADVLATAAFVADDEWPRVVSLLPGYAGLGVHVDGTVRAMPTWPSVTPRDAG comes from the coding sequence GTGTCCTCGCTGCAGAAACGGAGTTGGGTCGAGCAGGTGATGGGGCTGCCGATCAGCGTGCTCGCCAGAGGCCCGGTGGCTTCCACCACGGCTGCGGACATCGCTGTTCAAGCTGTCTACCGGGAGTTGCGGGAGGTCGACGGGACCTTTTCGACGTACCGGCCGGACAGTGAGGTGAGCCGGCTGGCGCGCGGGGAACTGGGCTGGGAGGAAGCTTCTTCGGTAGTTCGTGAGGTGGCCGATCGGTGTCGGCGGGCGCGTGAGCTGACTGGTGGCCTCTTCGATGCCGAGACACCGGCTGGTGGCTGGGATCCGTCGGGGCTGGTGAAGGGGTGGGCCGCGGAGCGGGCGAGCAGATTGCTGGCTGAGGTTGACGGCGCCGATTGGTGCCTCAACGCCGGTGGGGATGTCGTGGTGATCTGTCCGAGTGGCGAGCCGTTCACCGTTGGCATTCAGGATCCGGCTGATTCCGGTGCTGTAGTGGCTACTGTGCGTAGTAGTGGCAATGCGGTCGCGACGAGTGGGACGGCGGCGCGTGGGGCCCATCTCTACGATCCACGGAGTGGGGGAGCGGTGGTCGGCAGCTGGGCGTCGGTTTCGGTGACCGGGCCGTCGTTGGAGTGGGCGGATGTGCTTGCTACGGCGGCATTTGTCGCCGATGACGAGTGGCCGCGGGTTGTCTCATTGCTGCCTGGTTACGCCGGGCTCGGGGTGCATGTCGACGGCACCGTCCGGGCGATGCCCACCTGGCCGAGCGTTACGCCGAGGGACGCAGGATGA
- a CDS encoding sensor histidine kinase: MSVISFRSRDAGVAGWFPRLGRGMLRPHWYRLIDALLAVFVLAMLVAMNLMIEREVIPYHLLFLALTLVYGFRVWPLRQTLLVTFAITVVTGWILVAHQIQDGSSRAELAEVPLMPMLFLAMVWHARRRVAAQQQVELMAEERLALFDRERQFFREASHAMRTPVTIARGHLELLEPVVSGDESRQDLAIAMRQVDRLSALSTRLLALAKLDSGRAVRHQELDLSGFLDQIGKNWRDGADRDWVVGRLPSMPALADPVWLELALDALIENAVHFTGPGDRIRLSGGVSGQWYVIAVADSGPGIRTEDLPHVFDRFWHRRPPNAPMGSGLGLPMAQATAKAHGGRVSASRAPEGGALFELTLPRQQDSGPVED, encoded by the coding sequence ATGTCGGTTATCAGCTTCAGATCGCGTGACGCCGGCGTCGCGGGCTGGTTCCCGCGGCTCGGGCGGGGCATGCTGCGGCCGCACTGGTACCGGTTGATCGACGCCCTGCTCGCCGTCTTCGTGCTGGCGATGCTGGTCGCGATGAACCTGATGATCGAGCGTGAGGTGATCCCGTACCACCTGCTGTTCCTCGCCCTCACCTTGGTCTACGGCTTCCGGGTCTGGCCGTTGCGGCAGACCCTGCTGGTCACCTTCGCGATCACCGTGGTGACCGGCTGGATCCTGGTGGCGCACCAGATCCAGGACGGCAGCAGCCGGGCCGAGCTGGCCGAGGTCCCGTTGATGCCGATGCTGTTCCTGGCGATGGTCTGGCACGCACGCCGCCGGGTCGCCGCGCAGCAGCAGGTCGAGCTGATGGCCGAAGAGCGGTTGGCTCTGTTCGACCGGGAACGGCAGTTCTTCCGCGAGGCCTCGCATGCGATGCGCACCCCGGTGACCATCGCGCGCGGCCACCTCGAGCTGCTCGAGCCAGTGGTGAGCGGCGACGAGTCCCGGCAGGACCTTGCCATCGCGATGCGCCAGGTCGACCGGCTGTCCGCTTTGTCGACCCGCTTGCTGGCGCTGGCCAAGCTGGACTCGGGCAGAGCCGTCCGGCACCAGGAACTCGACCTGAGCGGGTTCCTCGACCAGATCGGGAAGAACTGGCGTGACGGTGCCGACCGGGACTGGGTGGTCGGCCGGCTGCCGTCGATGCCGGCTCTCGCCGACCCGGTCTGGCTGGAGCTCGCCCTGGACGCGCTGATCGAGAACGCCGTGCACTTCACCGGCCCCGGCGACCGGATCAGGTTGTCCGGTGGCGTTTCCGGTCAGTGGTACGTGATCGCCGTCGCCGACTCCGGGCCGGGGATCCGGACCGAGGACCTGCCCCATGTCTTCGACCGGTTCTGGCACCGGCGCCCGCCGAACGCCCCGATGGGCAGCGGCCTGGGGCTGCCGATGGCGCAGGCCACCGCCAAGGCGCACGGTGGCCGGGTCAGCGCCTCGCGGGCACCTGAGGGCGGCGCCTTGTTCGAGCTCACCCTGCCACGTCAGCAGGACTCCGGTCCGGTGGAGGACTGA
- a CDS encoding response regulator transcription factor: MTTILVVDDEPELVRFVRRGLEAEGYQVLTATDGADGLRMALTKKPDLMVLDLRMPEVDGEAVMAGVLARCPATRILVLSAAADVQARVRCLEQGAVDILAKPFAIRELLARIRFRLRESTDRDPDEFMLRVGPITLDVRTRRLRVDGAEAALSEREFLLMQHFMRKPDLVCSRSELLSAVWGYDFDPATNVVDVCVRRLRAKMTRDVIQTVRNVGYQLQIA; encoded by the coding sequence ATGACGACGATATTGGTGGTTGACGACGAGCCTGAGCTGGTCCGCTTCGTCCGGCGCGGACTCGAGGCCGAGGGGTACCAGGTGCTGACCGCGACCGACGGTGCGGACGGCCTGCGGATGGCGCTGACCAAGAAGCCGGACCTGATGGTGCTCGACCTGAGGATGCCGGAGGTCGACGGCGAGGCCGTGATGGCCGGCGTGCTGGCCCGCTGCCCCGCCACCCGGATCCTGGTGCTGTCCGCGGCCGCGGACGTGCAGGCCCGGGTGCGCTGCCTGGAGCAGGGCGCCGTGGACATCCTGGCCAAACCGTTCGCGATCCGGGAACTGCTGGCCAGGATCAGGTTCAGGCTGCGCGAGTCGACCGACCGGGACCCGGACGAGTTCATGCTCCGGGTCGGGCCGATCACGCTCGACGTCCGGACCCGGCGCCTGCGGGTGGACGGCGCCGAGGCGGCGCTGTCGGAGCGGGAGTTCCTGCTGATGCAGCACTTCATGCGCAAACCGGACCTGGTCTGCTCGCGCAGCGAGTTGCTCTCGGCCGTGTGGGGCTACGACTTCGACCCGGCGACGAACGTGGTGGACGTCTGCGTCCGCCGGCTGCGGGCGAAGATGACCAGGGACGTGATCCAGACGGTGCGCAATGTCGGTTATCAGCTTCAGATCGCGTGA
- a CDS encoding FMN-binding protein, with product MRAGHLRRNSIVLGATTATLGLLFLYPTSTNRVAGPAAPAASAGIVSTAPAGHGGRATTVVNGQSALTRYGPVQVQVTISSSRITAVKTLAAPSGGDRDRAISGFALPILQREAISAQSATIDTVSGATFTSDGCRRSLQSALDAAHLGK from the coding sequence GTGAGAGCCGGGCATCTGCGGCGGAACAGCATCGTGCTTGGCGCGACGACCGCGACACTCGGCCTGCTCTTCCTGTACCCGACCAGTACCAACCGGGTCGCCGGCCCGGCAGCGCCCGCAGCTTCAGCGGGAATCGTCAGTACCGCGCCGGCGGGGCACGGCGGACGGGCGACGACCGTGGTCAACGGCCAGTCCGCGCTGACCCGCTACGGGCCCGTGCAGGTCCAGGTGACGATCAGCTCGTCCCGGATCACCGCGGTCAAGACCCTTGCCGCTCCGTCCGGCGGCGACCGCGACCGGGCGATCAGCGGCTTCGCCCTGCCGATCCTCCAACGGGAGGCAATCAGCGCCCAGAGCGCCACCATCGACACCGTCTCCGGCGCCACCTTTACCTCCGACGGCTGCCGCCGCTCGCTGCAGTCGGCCCTGGACGCGGCCCATCTCGGCAAGTGA